TTCAACGCCAAGACGGAATCCGTCCACTCTGTCGTCTCATGGGCGATAACTTCGCGGGCGAATGCATCGTGGGCACTGTGCGTTTCAGAAAGGCAAACTTCCGAGCCAACAACCAAGGCCTCGAACACATCCTGGTTCGCGACCGCCGCCATATCCGCGTCCGACTTTCCATAAACCGCTTGGAGAAAACCATACTTCCCGAGCCTTTTGGCCAAGGCGAACCCAGCCTTAACCATAAACGGCAGCAGGTGAGGCGTGTAGCGCGCGCCCGCGAGGATGAAGCGGTGCCATTTGTCCATTCGGTCGTATTGTTCGGCGCGGGTTAGGGGAAGAACGCCGGCACAGGCGATAAGCGCCGTGACGCGACCTTCGTGTAATTGATTGAATTGGCAGGCTAAATGGGTGTCCCCGCCAAGGGTAAGCATGGGCGCGGCTTCCACGCCAACGTGGGTCATCAGGGCGGCAAGATCATCGCAGAGTTGGGGAACATAGGGCGTTCGTTTGGGAATGGGATCAGATTTACCGTATCCGGCCCGAACAGGTACAATCACTTTGATACCAAGACGCGCCGCTTCGACTTCTGCCTTTGCCGGCCAACGCACTAAACCGTAATCCAACGGCGAATAAACAAGGGGTGCCCCAAATGGATCGCCCAAAATCAGGTAATCCATCCGCCGCCCATCTTCCAATGTAAACGTCTGGAAAGGGCGGGGCGGCAAGGTGTCGTACCCTTGCGAAATGGCTCTTGTCTTTTCGGACACTTGCGTCGTGAACTGGGCAATTTCCATGGTCGAGAGTGTAAGGCGAACCAGCTCTGTTTGGCTGCGGGTCTCGGTTTTGGCCATGATGGATTTGAGTTGCGCACGGATCGTATCAACGCTGCGCCCACGGATTTCGGCCGCTTGTTGAAGTGTATTTCCCTCGGTTAGGGCACGAACAACTTGGGATTCAGCGGGGGTAAGGTCAAAAGCGGCCCGCAACATTTCAGAGAACCCGTCAGGCCAATGGATATCAGAGGAGAGGATCAGAACATATGGTTCGCTGTCGTCAGTGCGAATGACCCGCATGTGAAACACAATTAAGCGGTCGCCTTGTGCGGTGTGGCCCCGCAAAACTACAGGTTCGTCTTGTTTCAGGTTCAATAGACGGCCGATGTGGTGCGCGAGCTGGTCCGTATCACCTTCGCCAAGTTGGGCATCTTGCAAACGGTTGCCATGCTGAACATGCAGCAGTTGGGTCGCACCTGCATTTGCCGCGATGATTGTGAGGGACCGATCAACTGCAAACGCTGCGGAATGGTCAATTTGGTCGATTATCGTGCGCGGCCCTTTGTTGAAATCATCGCGCAGGACACGGTCCAAAACCTGATCCGCCCTTTCAACATGCCCCGTCAAATGCTCCAGCCCGATAATTGGAGTGTTCGACTTGTGTGCAGCAAGGCGTTCCGGCCCGATCATGGCTTCCCAATGGTCTAACAACGCCTCATAGCGAGAAGGGTCGACGGCGACTTCATAAAGCCGATCGATCATCTCGTTTGTGTTTGCGGTGCTGTGCGGCGCCGCTGGCTTTTCGTCAGTACCCATTTTCCCTCTCTGGTTCAGTGAATAGCAGAAAGTTTCCCATGGGTCACCTCAGCCATTCAGGCGCACGACCTTGCCGGGGTTGAGGATGTTTTCGGGGTCCAGTGCACGTTTGATCTGCGCCATCACATCCCAGCCAGCACCATGTTCCGCGGCCATGTAGGGCAGTTTTCCCATGCCGACGCCATGCTCGCCCGTAATGGTGCCACCAAGGGCGATGGCGCGCTCAGCCATGCGAGAAGACAGGCGCTGAGCCTCTTGTTTTTCAGCAGCATTGTCGGGGTCGATCAAAAGGATCGCATGAAAGTTTCCGTCACCAACATGGCCCAAAATCGGGGCTGGGATTGTGGATGCGTCAATGTCGGCTTGGGTTTCTGCGACCGCTTGCGCCAGTTTTGAAATCGGAACGCAAACATCCGTAACAATCGCCGTCGCGCCCTTGCGGGACGCAAGAATGGCCCAGTACGCATGGTGGCGCATCTGCCAAAGGCGTGTGCGGTCTTCGGGTTTGGTGGCCCATTCAAAAGCCGATCCGCCAAACTCTGCAGCGATTTCACCAAACCGTTCCGCCTGTTCAGCTACACCCTGATCGGAGCCATGAAATTCCACCATAAGATGCGGCGAGACAGGAATATCGGCCTTTGAATAGGCATTCACGGCGGCAACACTGGCGGCGTCTAGGAATTCGATACGGGCCATGGGGATGCCCATTGCAATGGTCGCTGTAACCGCATCCACGGCTTCGTCGATTGTTTTGAAAGCACAGGTCGCGGCTGCTGTAGCTTCGGGCTGGCCCTGAAGTTTGAGGGTGAGTTCGGTGATGAGCCCCAAAGTTCCCTCGGAACCGACCATCAACGCCGTCAGATCATATCCCGCACTGGATTTGCGTGCGCCGGACCCGGTTCGAATGATGCGCCCATCAACCAACACGACTTCGAGCGCCATGACATTGTCGCGCATCGTGCCGTAGCGCACCGCCGTTGTGCCACTCGCGCGGGTGGACGCCATGCCGCCAAGCGACGCGTTTGCCCCCGGATCAACGGGAAAAAACAGGCCCGTCGCGCGGAGGTCTTCATTCAGGGCTTCGCGGGTGATGCCTGGTTGGACCCTTACGGTCATGTCAGTGTTGTTAACCTCAATTACCTGCGCCATGTCGCGAAAATCCAGCGCGATGCCGCCTTGGATCGCCAAAGTATGTCCTTCCAATGAAGTTCCCGCGCCATAGCCGACAACAGGACAGCGATGCTCGGAACAAATCGCTACGATTTTGGAAACCTCATCTGTTGAAGATGGATATGCCACCGCATCTGGTGCGATTGGCTCAAAGTGGGCCTCTGATTGGCCGTGTGCATCCAAATCGGACTTGGACAGCGACAGCCTATCGCCTAACACTGTGGAAAGCGCACGAATAGCGGCGTCGATGGACATGGAATTCTCCTACATTGGCTTGGCTTAAGATTAGGCGGTTCCTTTGAAGGGGACCAGACGTGTAGCAGGGGAAAGAAATGGCGGAACCGCAAAAGTCAGCGATACGGCAAGGGGTTGATGATGCCCTTCAGGCCTCGCGTGACATGTGGAACGTGATCCGCAATCGCGGCCCATCGCAGGTGCAGTTTTGGTTCATCGCGTTGCTTGTCGGCATAGCCGCGAGCTTTGCTGCCATTGGGTTTCGTTTTGGGATCGAGGCGTTGCAGGCCTGGCTCTATCGCACCGATGACATTGCTAATCTGCGCACAGATGCAGCGCGGCTCGATTGGTGGTGGATCTTGTTGATCCCGATGGCCGGTGGATTGCTGGTTGGATTGATCTTGGATCGCTTCACCGACGACGGGCGCGTGCGATCTGTTGCTGATGTGATTGAAGGGGCCGCCCTTTATGATGGGCGGGTTGAGCGAGGCAAGGGACTTGCCTCAACGCTCGCATCTTTCATCACGCTGTCCACGGGTGGTTCGACTGGCCGTGAAGGGCCGGTTGTGCATTTGGCGGCAGTTGTATCGACATACGTAAGCCGGCTGATCCGCGCGGACGGGATTACGGGTCGTGATCTGCTAGGCTGTGCTGTTGCCGCCGCTGTTTCTGCTAGTTTTAACGCGCCGATTGCAGGTGCGCTTTTCGCACTTGAGGTCGTGCTGCGTCACTTCGCAGTACATGCCTTTGCGCCAATTGTTATCGCCTCTGTTGCGGGTACAGTGATCAACCGTCTTGTGTACGGAGATGTCACCGAATTCCTTATTCCAAACCAGAATGTTTTGGCCTTTTACGTAGAACTTCCAGCATTCCTGATCCTCGGATTGCTGTGTGGGCTGATCGCGGTCGTTCTGATGCGATCTATCTTTTGGGCGGATAAATTTGGTTCAAACTTGCAAGCTAAGATTGGATTGCCACGTTACCTGCGCCCGATGATTGCCGGCACGCTGCTTGGCGCATTGGCAATCTTTTATCCGCACATCATCGGTGTTGGATATGAGACGACATCAGACGCACTGACAGGCCGCTTGGTCATGCACGAGGCCGTGGTGTTCGTGTTTATCAAGATCGTAGCAGTCGCAATCACAATGGCAGGTCGTATGGGGGGCGGGGTGTTTTCACCGTCTTTGATGGTTGGCGCATTGACCGGCTTGGCGTTTGGTTTCGTCGCCACAGGCATCTTCCCCGACGTTTCTGGGGAAGGGACCCTTTATGCGTTGGCAGGTATGGGCGCTGTCACGGCGGCGGTCCTAGGTGCACCGATTTCCACGACACTCATCGTTTTTGAACTGACAGGGGATTGGCAAACAGGGATCGCAGTTATGGTGTCCGTCTCGCTGTCCTCGGCTTTGGCATCAAAGCTTGTGCACCGCAGCTTCTTCCTTTCGCAGCTAGAACGTCGCGACGTGCATTTGGCTGCAGGGCCGCAGGCTTATTTGCTCGGGACGTTTAAGGTTTCCAGCGTAATGCGCGGTGTCGATCACCCCAAAGCGGCGGATCAGGAAACCTGCGCTGCTCTGATCTTGGAAGGAACATATGTGTTTGAGGATAAGACCCTCGACCAAGCCATGCCCATTCTTGAGGCCACGGGTTCAAACTTTATTCCCGTTGTCGCCCCCGCCAATGGCGACGGCCCACCCGA
This Octadecabacter temperatus DNA region includes the following protein-coding sequences:
- a CDS encoding helix-turn-helix domain-containing protein, encoding MGTDEKPAAPHSTANTNEMIDRLYEVAVDPSRYEALLDHWEAMIGPERLAAHKSNTPIIGLEHLTGHVERADQVLDRVLRDDFNKGPRTIIDQIDHSAAFAVDRSLTIIAANAGATQLLHVQHGNRLQDAQLGEGDTDQLAHHIGRLLNLKQDEPVVLRGHTAQGDRLIVFHMRVIRTDDSEPYVLILSSDIHWPDGFSEMLRAAFDLTPAESQVVRALTEGNTLQQAAEIRGRSVDTIRAQLKSIMAKTETRSQTELVRLTLSTMEIAQFTTQVSEKTRAISQGYDTLPPRPFQTFTLEDGRRMDYLILGDPFGAPLVYSPLDYGLVRWPAKAEVEAARLGIKVIVPVRAGYGKSDPIPKRTPYVPQLCDDLAALMTHVGVEAAPMLTLGGDTHLACQFNQLHEGRVTALIACAGVLPLTRAEQYDRMDKWHRFILAGARYTPHLLPFMVKAGFALAKRLGKYGFLQAVYGKSDADMAAVANQDVFEALVVGSEVCLSETHSAHDAFAREVIAHETTEWTDSVLALKGSVPVIMMNGLQDPQVPAETLAEFRRDYPWITFDVFPDAGQLLFFAKWPQVLERLQQFLNKT
- a CDS encoding FAD-binding oxidoreductase — translated: MSIDAAIRALSTVLGDRLSLSKSDLDAHGQSEAHFEPIAPDAVAYPSSTDEVSKIVAICSEHRCPVVGYGAGTSLEGHTLAIQGGIALDFRDMAQVIEVNNTDMTVRVQPGITREALNEDLRATGLFFPVDPGANASLGGMASTRASGTTAVRYGTMRDNVMALEVVLVDGRIIRTGSGARKSSAGYDLTALMVGSEGTLGLITELTLKLQGQPEATAAATCAFKTIDEAVDAVTATIAMGIPMARIEFLDAASVAAVNAYSKADIPVSPHLMVEFHGSDQGVAEQAERFGEIAAEFGGSAFEWATKPEDRTRLWQMRHHAYWAILASRKGATAIVTDVCVPISKLAQAVAETQADIDASTIPAPILGHVGDGNFHAILLIDPDNAAEKQEAQRLSSRMAERAIALGGTITGEHGVGMGKLPYMAAEHGAGWDVMAQIKRALDPENILNPGKVVRLNG
- a CDS encoding chloride channel protein; its protein translation is MAEPQKSAIRQGVDDALQASRDMWNVIRNRGPSQVQFWFIALLVGIAASFAAIGFRFGIEALQAWLYRTDDIANLRTDAARLDWWWILLIPMAGGLLVGLILDRFTDDGRVRSVADVIEGAALYDGRVERGKGLASTLASFITLSTGGSTGREGPVVHLAAVVSTYVSRLIRADGITGRDLLGCAVAAAVSASFNAPIAGALFALEVVLRHFAVHAFAPIVIASVAGTVINRLVYGDVTEFLIPNQNVLAFYVELPAFLILGLLCGLIAVVLMRSIFWADKFGSNLQAKIGLPRYLRPMIAGTLLGALAIFYPHIIGVGYETTSDALTGRLVMHEAVVFVFIKIVAVAITMAGRMGGGVFSPSLMVGALTGLAFGFVATGIFPDVSGEGTLYALAGMGAVTAAVLGAPISTTLIVFELTGDWQTGIAVMVSVSLSSALASKLVHRSFFLSQLERRDVHLAAGPQAYLLGTFKVSSVMRGVDHPKAADQETCAALILEGTYVFEDKTLDQAMPILEATGSNFIPVVAPANGDGPPELRGALFQVDALRAFNRALAATAAEEHS